From the genome of Pseudomonas sp. WJP1:
ACGTCTTCGCGATCGCCGGCCGTCTTGTATTTGATCTCGGCTGCAAAACCCAGGCCGCTGTCCATCCGGTAATTAAGTTTCACCCGGTCGGAGTGGATGCTGTCGTCTTCGGTGTAACCGTGACGGTAATCGATACTGGCCGAGTCTGCGCAGGCATAAAAAGACCAGGCGAGGGTGCTGACAGCAATGAGATTGCGGAGTGATTTGTTCATGCGATCTTCTTTTTTGTTTTTGTCGAGGTCGTTATGAGGCGGGTCGTGGCTGTGAAATCCGGTGCGGCGGGGTAGGAGCTCCCTGGTGAATTTCGGCATAAGTTATCGTACAACCTTCAGGTCGTCTACGATTTCTTCAAATGTTGTCGGACAACTCGGTACGATCGCTCTAAAATGGGCTTTATAGAGGATTGATAGGCAATGCAATGATGTCTAAGTGATGATAAGTACCCTGGAAAAGCGTCTTTTTTAAAGTTTTCAAGAGGGTCTTTTCAAATGTTGTACGATGACGTAGGATCGCCTCCAAAGCGTGACTCACCCGCCACAAATCAAACAAGAAGGCTCAGACGTCCATGATCATCACTGCTGTAAACGTCCAGGTTTTTTCCTACCCCACACGCCGCGCTGTCGACAGCGCCGGCCATGCCCACCCGGGCGACGTTGCCCAGGCCCAGATGGCCTTGCTGCGCATCAGGACCGAATGCGGTAACGAAGGCTTCGCACTGGGTGCGCCCGAGCTCATTCGCCCTTATGTGCTGGACGGTTTCGTGCGCAAAGTGCTGGTGGGCGCCAATGCCTTTGATCGCGAGAAGATCTGGCACGACCTGGCGCACTGGCAGCGCGGCAGCGCCAGCCAGTTGACCGATCGTGCCCTGGCGCTGGTCGAGCAGGCCCTGTGGGACTGGGCCGGACGCAAGCTGAACGTGCCGGTGCACAAGCTGATCGGCGGTTACCGCGACAAGGTGCCTGCGTACGGTTCGACCATGTGCGGTGACGAGCTGGCGGGCGGTTTGTCGACCCCGGAGGAGTACGGCCGTTTCGCCGAGACCCTGGTCAAGCGCGGCTACAAGGCAATCAAGCTGCACACCTGGATGCCGCCGGTGTCGTTCGCACCCAGCGTGAGCATGGATATCAAGGCGTGCGCGGCGGTGCGCGAGGCGGTCGGCCCGGACATCGCGCTGATGATCGATGGTTATCACTGGTACAGCCGCACCGAAGCACTGACCATCGGCCGCGCCCTGGAGAAGCTGGATTTCGCCTGGTTCGAAGAGCCGATGATGGAAGACTCTGCCGAATCCTATGCCTGGTTGTCCGCTCAGCTGGACATCCCGGTGCTGGGCCCGGAAAGCCTGGGCGGCAAGCACCTGAGCCGGGCCAGCTGGGTCAAGAATGATGTCTGTGACATCTTGCGCGCCGGTGTCGCCGGGGTCGGCGGGATTGCACCGTGCCTGAAAGTCGCGCACATGGCCGAGTCGTTCGGCATGAATTGCGAGATCCACGGCAACGGCGCGGCCAACCTGGCGGTGGTCGGCGCGATCAAGAACTGCACCTGGTACGAGCGCGGCCTGTTGCACCCGTTCCTCAACTACGACGAGGTGCCGGCATACCTCAAGCGCCTGGTCGACCCAATGGATGAAGACGGCTTCGTGCACCTGTCGGACCTGCCAGGCCTGGGCGAGGAGATCGACTTCGACTACGTCGAGACCAACACGCTGCACCACTACTGATTCGTGCATGGCGGCACGCGTCATGGCGTGCCGCCCGAGAGTCCAATAACTATAAAAAGGCTATCTCACATGAGCGTTCTCCCCAAACTCTGGGCGGGGGTCTTTGCCGCATCGCTGGCGCTGACCTCGGTCTCTGCTGCATTCGCCAAGACCCCGGCCGACCAGTTGATCGTCGGCATGAGCATGATCAACCTGCTGTCCCTCGACCCGGCGGCTGCCACCGGGCTGGATGTCTCGGAGATCAACGCCAACCTGTACGACATGCTGCTGGTGCAGGATGTGCGGCAACCGGACCGGCTGGTACCGGCCCTGGCCGAAAGCTGGCAGGTCAGCGCTGATCGCAAGACCCTGACCTTCAACTTGCGCAAGGGCGTGACGTTCCAGTCTGGCAATCCACTCGGCGCCGAAGACGTCGCCTGGTCCTTGCAACGCGTTCTCAAGCTCAACCTGGCCCTGGCCTCGACCTGGAAGGCCTACGGGTTTACCGCCGGCAACGTCGACCAGTACCTGCGCGCCACCGACGAGCACACCTTCGTCGTCGAGCTGCCGCGCCCGACCGATCCGATGCTGATCCTCAATACCCTGGCGACCTCGCCCAGCGCATTCATCCTCGACCGCAAAGTGGTGCAGCAGCATCAGAAGGGCAATGACATGGGCGGCGCCTGGCTGGTTACCCACGCTGCCGGCAGCGGTCCGTTCATCCTCAACGACTGGCGCGCCAACGACGTGATCCTGATGACCCGCTTCGACGGGTACTGGGGTGGCCCGGCCAGGCTCAAGCGCATCGTCATGCGCAACATGACCGAATCGCAGTCGCTGCGCCTGATGGTCGAGCGCGGTGACCTGGACCTGGCCAAGGGCATGTCCGCGCCGGATATCGAAGCACTGGAGAAGTCCGACAAGGTGCGTACCCAGACCGTGCAGCGCGGCACCCTTTATTACGTGGCCCTGAACGTCAAGCAAAAGCCCTTTGACGACGCCCGCGTGCGCCGGGCGGTGCGTTCGCTGATCGACTATCAGGGCATCAACCAGACCGTGATGCCGCACTACGGCCAGCTCAACCAGCGGCCACTGCCGCTGGGGCTGCCGGCGCGCCTGGACGATCCGGGCTACACCCTGAACGTGGCCGAGGCGAAACAGCTGCTGAGCGACGCCGGCTACCCCGAAGGCTTCAAGACCACTATCCGCGTGCTTACCGAACCGCCGTTCATCAACATTGCCTCCAGCCTGCAAGCGACCCTGGCCCAGGCCGGCATCCAGGCCACCATCGTGACCG
Proteins encoded in this window:
- a CDS encoding mandelate racemase family protein produces the protein MIITAVNVQVFSYPTRRAVDSAGHAHPGDVAQAQMALLRIRTECGNEGFALGAPELIRPYVLDGFVRKVLVGANAFDREKIWHDLAHWQRGSASQLTDRALALVEQALWDWAGRKLNVPVHKLIGGYRDKVPAYGSTMCGDELAGGLSTPEEYGRFAETLVKRGYKAIKLHTWMPPVSFAPSVSMDIKACAAVREAVGPDIALMIDGYHWYSRTEALTIGRALEKLDFAWFEEPMMEDSAESYAWLSAQLDIPVLGPESLGGKHLSRASWVKNDVCDILRAGVAGVGGIAPCLKVAHMAESFGMNCEIHGNGAANLAVVGAIKNCTWYERGLLHPFLNYDEVPAYLKRLVDPMDEDGFVHLSDLPGLGEEIDFDYVETNTLHHY
- a CDS encoding ABC transporter substrate-binding protein, with protein sequence MSVLPKLWAGVFAASLALTSVSAAFAKTPADQLIVGMSMINLLSLDPAAATGLDVSEINANLYDMLLVQDVRQPDRLVPALAESWQVSADRKTLTFNLRKGVTFQSGNPLGAEDVAWSLQRVLKLNLALASTWKAYGFTAGNVDQYLRATDEHTFVVELPRPTDPMLILNTLATSPSAFILDRKVVQQHQKGNDMGGAWLVTHAAGSGPFILNDWRANDVILMTRFDGYWGGPARLKRIVMRNMTESQSLRLMVERGDLDLAKGMSAPDIEALEKSDKVRTQTVQRGTLYYVALNVKQKPFDDARVRRAVRSLIDYQGINQTVMPHYGQLNQRPLPLGLPARLDDPGYTLNVAEAKQLLSDAGYPEGFKTTIRVLTEPPFINIASSLQATLAQAGIQATIVTGTGNQIYGAMRERSFDMLVGRGGGGAERHPHSSLRTLVYNPDNRDEAKLSNFQGWRTSFYSPELNRLIEQAEVEPDKARQLAQYQQIQTTLDAQVGAILPVSQMTDTVVLYHDVRDYQGHTAATTPYKDVYKSR